TGGATGTATGTGTAAAGGAATTGGACATCCAAATGACATTCAGGTTTCAGACTTGGATTGGATTCGGACAGCCAACTAGGTACCCTTTGGTGTAATTCCATCTATTACGCAAGGTTGATACCTAGACTATTCAATTTGGtcattatttaaattttatttgacaTTTTCAAGTTCAACTCATCTATCACATTTTTCTTTTAAGATAAATGCTTGCTTGTCTTTAATCTATTTATATGCATGCATCTCACcaaaatatcttaaattattATTCTAATATGCTAATTATATCTAATTCCTATCAGTAATCAGCTAATCTATAGTTATTTTAAAACTAATTCATATTAGCATCTACCTAAACTCTTGTTTTTATATGTATAGAGAATTTGATTGTTCAAGTATTGCAAGCAATTATGACACTTACAACTTTGCTTATATGGCAATAAATTAGGATAATTTTGTCAGATAACTTATTGTTTGTCCATTTTATCTCTGGATAGCTATTCTATTTTTAACTGCCTTTACtgcaattttatttatattaaaatttgtgAACTTACTGAAGATGAATCTATTAAATTGATGTTTAGATAGAATAAATGATTTAATATGTTTCTTTAGGTTTCCTTAATCACATACTTTGTGATGCATAACTATtatctttatttatatattttattttgtgtttTGAAGCTCCGgttaattttatcatccaaagccGAATTTGGGTGTTGATCCAAATCAAAGCAATTCTTTAAGTAATGACCAGCTATTAGAATCAAGTATCAACCCAATGAATCTGAAGAATGGAGGGAACAGCTCCACAAATCCTAATTTGCTCTCAAGGCAGCGTTTACGCTGGACAAATGAGCTCCATGAACGTTTTGTCGGTGCTGTGACACAGCTTGGTGGATCTGACAGTAAGTGCTTGCTGCTTTGATCTCTTCAACTCAATTTACTTGAACATATTTCACAGTGTTGCCCAACTAAAATTTCCCCCAAGATGTTACGTGCAGTGTGTATGCTGATTCTTAGTTATCCATATTCAACTTTCATAAACTCTGATTGTTTAGTTCTGTGAGGACATGATACTGAGTTGGAGGATGTAGCAAATTCATTTATCAACAAAGTCTCACTACGAATTTTCCATCCATTCAGCGATTAGCTCTTTATGGTTAGTTCAACTGTTTTAGACTAAGCGATCTTGGTATGAATCTTATTTACGaatttaatgcaataaaagctgaaAATTATTTATCCTTAAAAGAACTTTGTATTTGATGATGTTCTTGAACATTCAAACAACAGTTGCTTTCACTTCAATACTTTCCGATGCTAAACTGAACTAAGTGACTATCTGTTAGTCTTATCTCCATTCCAAGATTCATATGGTCAGTATTTCTGCACATTGACAGGAGCAACTCCAAAAGGAGTTCTTCGAATAATGGGTGTGCCTGGATTAACTATATATCATATTAAGAGTCATTTACAGGTACACCTGCTCTGTTTCCTGAAAATTTCCTTTTACTTTGTCTTTGCTTTCCCTAATTTTCTCTTTCCATGCACTCAGAAATATCGGCTTGCAAAGTATATACCTGACTCTTCAGCTGATGGCAAGTATCTTATGAAAGCTTTAAATAAAATTTGACTGAAATATTTAAACTTCTATTATCTTTTCACATTTTTTGCATGAATAATGAGTTAAAGTTCTACAAAATAAATCAGTTTCCATGGCGAGTCAAATCTGCTGGTTTTATTTCTTGCAGGCACAAAGCTAGAAATGAAAGATGTCGGGGACCTGATTTCAGGACTTGAAAGCACTTCGTGAGTATAAATATGACTTCTCCATTGCTAATTTTCCTACAAGAATGAACATAAGCCACCTGTTCGTTATTTGTTTTGATAAGATCACTAAGTCACAATTGGCCTTGTTATAGAACTAGTGGATTTCTTAGAGATTAACTATTGTTGTAATTCTTCACCCATTACCATACCTCCTTATGTCTGTTGTATGCACTAAATCTGAATTGCACAAGTGCTGTACCTCTGTATTGCGTGCTTTCTATtgattattgatagaatcttttaCATATAATTTCTATAAAAGAATCATGTGTATCGAATTTTGTCTTTGGGGTTATCTCTTttaaatgcaagctagcaattgtcAGGTTTCAACAACTGTAAAGGAATGACATCGACAGCCCTTCTTGCCTAAAGAACTTTTGACTATTGCTATGGATTTATTTACATTGTTATAAAAAACATGAATCATCTCATCCTGTTCTGTCTCAAATGCTGTGAATAGGTTTTGGATGGTTTCAACTATCAAATTTTGGTAATAGTGCACAATCGTAGTTAATTTGGTGTTTATGGGAATTTTTCTATAAATAAGATAACATATGTGATTATGCATGAAGGCAATTTCTTTATTATCTGGTAGTACTAAAAAAGATCAAGTGGGGTACTCAAACTGTGGTTGACAAGGGAAACTCTAAAAAGTGCATTTCCTAGGCTTTCAGGGTCAATTAATGGATGTGTGCACATTTTTCTTGCCTTTATGGTCAGATATCATGCAATTTGGTAAAAAAAACTATGAATAGCATCTAAAATATAATACATCATAGCATATTATGAATGTGAGTTGATGGTCAAAACGAACTAAAACAAACATGTATCAATTTATTGGGCTTATAATTCAGCGTACCAAAGGGAGTTTGGGTGTAGGAGCTTCTACTGGGAGCAGTGTGGCCTACCTAGAGATATTTGTAAGAATCACAGTGGAAAGTTGGTGCAACAGTAGATTGCCATTCTTTTAGTCTTTAATATAAAGTTATTTTTTGCTACTTGCCAGCCTTACCATGCAATTACAAACTTGCCTATATGTTGTCCAGATGAACATACTGAGGTATGCGGAAGATTGGTGCAAACCTATATGTGTTTTCTGTCCTGTtacttttgaattttttaatgtgttttcttcttttttgatgtgGAAAATTGATTTCAGTTGTTTTTCGGACTTTTGGATGTTTTTCATTTTTGTTTGAATTAGTGTTCTTTCCAGCTATGTGTGCACAATGTCAGACTATTATTCAGCTAAAACTATATGTTTGTTGTGTTAGTGGGATTCAAATAACTGAAGCACTCAAATTGCAGATGGAGGTGAAAAAACGACTTCACGAACAACTAGAGGCAAGTTAAATATGTAAATTGCAGtatctgattttttttgtttctcttttactTGTTGTGGATTATGAGATTGCACATTAAGTTAAGAGATGCCATGGTGTGGAGTCTGAACCCAAGTACATGATGCAAAACTAAATTAACACAATGATAGACTTAACAATTCAAACTCATAATATGCTTTGATaccataataaatattttgattgagcgACAACTAATGACCCAATCTATACTGAACTTATTATACGCGAATAGTTGTTTTGATTTAAAGAATTGTGATGTGAATTTGCAACCATAGTGGCAAGGGGAAGCCAAGTCATAACATGGAGTTGACCTTCCATAAGTTGATGCAGATACAGCAGCAGCTACAAGTGAGAATCGAGGCCCAAGGCAGGTATCTCAAGAAGATGATCGAGGAGCAGCAGCTGCTCAGCGGCGTGCTGGCCGAAACATCTGGCTCTGGAGTTGCTGCTGCTACTGTCCCAAGTGACCTCTGCCCCGACCCCTCGACGCCTGTTCCGACCTCTGAGTCACCGGAAGAGGACTTGGCAGCTAGCAGTGGCACTGGCGGTGGGTCACTCAAAGGCCTTCTGCAAGATGGTTCTTTGTCTGCCACCCGTGAGCCACCGACACCTGACTCTGGTGGGTGGGGGAAGTCTGGTACCGGCTCAGACTTCCAGTTCTAGGTTGCTGAGGGGCATTTGCATTCATCGAGCAACTCCATTTGCAATGAGGATATGTGAATGGTTTCCAATGTGATGTTTCTTGGAGGCTGGATCGTTGTCCACCATGTGTTTTTCTGCATGTTGTAGAAGAGGTGAATCTATGACTGTCCTGCTGTCATTGAAATCAGTCGCAGGGAGAGGTTTCATGGAGATGATGGTCGTGTTTCATTTGTGTTGGAATTGTAGTGACATGGTTCGGACACAGTCTGATCACTGTGTTTGACAAAGGAAAACATGAAAAATGATCTCATGATTGATTCATGGATTTGCTTGCAATGGAATTGCACTTTCTACAAACTTAAAACGTGTAAACAACTTTTTTCTTACATCAGAGTTCAATCTAATTTACGTTATAAAATCTACCTCTGTTTTCTTCCGCAAATATATGAGAAACTTTAAATTCCTCAAAAGACTTCAGTAAAAGAAAATGTCTTTAGTTACAGTCAGAATAGCCAAAGGCAACTGAACAAAATCATCTTCTTTGAAGGTTAAACTGCCACATATGTCCCGACCTGAAACACACATCGAGCTTCagagaaaaaaaagacaaaattAATCATCTAAAATTAGTGGCCTGGAGATCAAAAAGTGCCTTCTTCCAGAGGAAATAAGTAGTAAAGAGTCTCAACAAGAACAATAAAATAAAGACATTGTATTGTACAAATTCATCGACgacaaaaaaaattcatataactGATCACTTGTTATATTCCTGTAACATAATACTCTGGATAATTGCTTACAATGAACAATAATAGTATGCACATCATAGCCAATACACATAATTAAGGATTTATGAACTTGCTTATACGTTTTAGAAAAGCTTAGAAGAATCATACCCAACAACGACAGGCAATGGAGCCCTGCTGAAAGAAATTACATAGAATTGGCCTTCAACAGTAATTTTGCTTGTCAAATACTAATCGTGCAGTTAAAATTTTGCAACTTTACTAGAATATACTTAGCAGATATCGGAGGGCTTTCAATCACTCACATGGTACGAAAGCAGTTGTCCTTATTGCAAAAGAAAAAGGGgaacacatatatgtatacacagaGCCTCTTTGGAATTTGCTCTTCATTGCTGTACTGCAAGGCCTTCTTGTGGGCAACCGATCAACATGGACATGCAACGATCACTCCTCATCTTCAACATCATCAATCCCCACCCAACGGGTAAAAGCAAAAAGGAACTCCTTAAATGTCACCATGCCATTTTTATCCCAGTCCATCTCCTCTGCAGCAAACCAGAAGAAATTGGTTATGTTTGAAACAATATTGATCTTGTGCTCTGTTCGATGGAAGTCAATACACTGTTAGGTGAATCCGCAGATTCAAAATACAAGTAAATGGAAACTAAATTCTAAATAGTAGCCACAATCAATGCATGattatctttttcgaattttccaTTTACATGCTCAAATAGATACCAATTCATCAGGCAAATCAACAACTATttccaagaaaaagaataaagcCTAATAGACAAATCAGGAAATAGTAAAACCttttaaacatttattttcaaattaaGCCGAAAAGGGCTATTAATATGGTAATTGATGCAAATAATTTGTTTTTCAAGTTTCGCATGGTAGTGCAAGCTAGAACTGCTAGTAAGAGGAAAGAACTGACCAAATCTTTTCATGGCTATGCGTCCAGAAGAGCGTTCACCTCCAGTTGTCTCGTTTATGGCATGTACCATCTCATTCTTGCTAACATATCCATCCTTGTTCTCGTCCAAAAACACAAAAGCATCAACCAGAGTCTCAAAAGTCGTCTCAAGGTCTGGCAACCCCATACGGGAATTCTAGCAATCAAGTCATGGGGAACAAAATTTTGATTTTCATGCTTGAGTTTAGTACCAGAGCATATTTCCAACAAGAGCAGACTACAGTTGGAAAACAAAAGTTCAAGAGATCCAGGAAAACACACATCAACTAGAAACAGAAGCTGAGGCAATAACACTACACTTCACatattaaaaaagataaaatgttCCTAATATAAATTAATGTTCACGGTTGCCCTGTATAAAAtatgtgaagaaaaaaaaaagagtaagtaTTCATAGCTGACAAATTGACTAACATAGGAGATCCATAATATTAAGGAACCTGCTCCAAATATTTTGGACAATCCTGCTCTGTAAGATTTGAAACTACCACACCTGCTCTGGAGACCTGTGATGTACTGTTCTATCCAATTATGTCGAATGGTCCCCTTGCAAACAGATTCTTAACTCCATATACAACAATTCTCAATataatgtttttcaaatacagtaGAATCTCATGTGCATATATGTGTTGGTGTGTGGTCTGCATGCATATAAGGTCCATCATGAAGAAAAAAACGCCTCAAACTACATGCCACCTGATTTTATCCAGTTATTATTAGTTTTTATCATTCCTTCAGAACTTCTGTTACTCCCGAGGTCTCTGTGAAATGTTACCACTGAGCTGCTCTTATTCAATGCCAATGACATGATGACTAAAATCTTCTGTGCACGCTAACATAATTCTAACAGGAAATTTACAAATGAGCTGAAGACAAAAGTAATATTATCAGACATTAATGACATGATGTCCAAGTCCCTGTGCACAATGATGTATGTAGTTATAACAGCTGTTAGCCTTGGCATAAGTCCATTACTAGCATACCATTGTTTGCTGTTCGAAAAGATACTCTCTTTACCAACTAtaaaaacataaaattttaatCACTTTTAAGTATAATAAATGGGGCTTTGAATCCCTTATGTTGACAAGACATAGAACAACCTCTCTTGGATAACATTCAGTCTTTTTCTAGTCGTTAGGTCTGTCATCCTTACAATTACTAGTAAAAGTTTTTATTCCTTTGACCACTAAGATTGACataaaccagtgatttaaaaagcgaaaGAACAATGAtaccataaacatatatcaacaaCCTCTCTTGGATAACAACTGGCACCATGAAGAAATCATTTAGATAATAATTATTTTCATATGGGTTTGGCCTTATTCGTCCATTAATACAATTGCTGCAAGAAATGCCTTCAAACATGCCAATACATTGTACCAACAAATTGAGAACAAATCATACTAATGGAGCCTCATAGATATCATCAACCTGTGTGGAAAAACAGAAACTCTACTGTGTTAATAATTTAAGTGAAAGAACAATGTATAAGCAATTTATTATGTGGAAGAACCATGCCAGATAATGAAGATTAATTCAATGCTATATATTGAAAGCAGAATTTCTATATTTTGTGAACCTTCTCTCCCTTGTTCGTTCAAACAAGCAATCTAACATTTCAATTGTTCCAAAAACAAATTTTCCTTTTGCTCCAttattgttaaacatattgtgaaGATCAAAATTATCAGGTCCATGTGCTTGTAGGTGATGCAACTTCTTATACTTTACAGATAATAATCATCCAATTTCTTATTGTAAAGTTTATCCTATAGAAATTGAAAATGTTCAGGGAATTGATCTAAGCAACTTAATTTAAGTAATTTTCTAAAACAGTAAATCACATATAAGAAGTACAGGAAATAACACTAAAAAATGAATAAAACTTGTAACACAGAATTAGTTCACTTGTCATTCTCATATCAGGGAGACAGCCTCAAAGTAATAAACTAAAAGAAGATAACTGATTTGTTAACTTTTATAAGGATACTGCTTGTACAGCTGCCGGTTCCTTGAGAAGATAAACAAGGCAGAGAAGAACAATAAACTCATTAAACTTCATACCCATGTTCTCATCAATGTCACATGCCAAAAAGAGATCACCGATCTCCTGCTCATTAAAGGAGATTTCTAGCTTCTGGAAACAATGCTTCAGTTCTTCTTGATCTATCGCACCATTTGAATCTTCATCTATccataagaaaattaaaaatatcagGAATCTCCAACATTGTCTCTGAGTTACTTGGAGTTCAATTCTTTGTACTTACCTTGTTACACATAAACAATACTCCATATTAGAAAGGAGTCCTCATGAATATAATAGTCAGGTTCAACCAAACCCGACTCATCTAAGATGACCTGTCTTGATCCATGTAACATGTCT
This DNA window, taken from Musa acuminata AAA Group cultivar baxijiao chromosome BXJ3-7, Cavendish_Baxijiao_AAA, whole genome shotgun sequence, encodes the following:
- the LOC135642239 gene encoding myb family transcription factor PHL7-like isoform X1; the protein is MNLKNGGNSSTNPNLLSRQRLRWTNELHERFVGAVTQLGGSDRATPKGVLRIMGVPGLTIYHIKSHLQKYRLAKYIPDSSADGTKLEMKDVGDLISGLESTSGIQITEALKLQMEVKKRLHEQLEIQQQLQVRIEAQGRYLKKMIEEQQLLSGVLAETSGSGVAAATVPSDLCPDPSTPVPTSESPEEDLAASSGTGGGSLKGLLQDGSLSATREPPTPDSGGWGKSGTGSDFQF
- the LOC135642239 gene encoding myb family transcription factor PHL7-like isoform X2; the encoded protein is MGVPGLTIYHIKSHLQKYRLAKYIPDSSADGTKLEMKDVGDLISGLESTSGIQITEALKLQMEVKKRLHEQLEIQQQLQVRIEAQGRYLKKMIEEQQLLSGVLAETSGSGVAAATVPSDLCPDPSTPVPTSESPEEDLAASSGTGGGSLKGLLQDGSLSATREPPTPDSGGWGKSGTGSDFQF
- the LOC135642240 gene encoding probable calcium-binding protein CML21; this translates as MGGVVGRSNSIRRSSPESKLEAKMVEAMQRRASEGTSVKSFNSIIMKFPKIDESLRKCKSIFEQFDEDSNGAIDQEELKHCFQKLEISFNEQEIGDLFLACDIDENMGMKFNEFIVLLCLVYLLKEPAAVQANSRMGLPDLETTFETLVDAFVFLDENKDGYVSKNEMVHAINETTGGERSSGRIAMKRFEEMDWDKNGMVTFKEFLFAFTRWVGIDDVEDEE